A genomic window from Anthocerotibacter panamensis C109 includes:
- a CDS encoding TldD/PmbA family protein has product MPFITPDAAQKLTADLLQKKKAPDVQVTIAYRRSAVSRFANNAITQNTQVEATNIRIDCSFEGRSGAASTTSLAPEALEDALRRAETLARVAPPDPEYLPALGPQKYLKPPGYFQQTAQLRAEERAKRVLTITEKAAKVQVRASGTVESGENVIVLANAQGLFGYDASSSALIGTTMTASDSSGWARDTASDIQLLDPALLADRALEQTRLGAAPKDLPAGKYTVILAPAAVSQLVWFLYFLMDGRSTLDGVTFLSGGKLGQKLLPETITLRSDPMNARVPGAQFGGDGLPQRPVHWIDKGVFQEVRWDRYTAQKNNRTPTPFPANLILEGDETKSIADLIQSTERGIFVTHAWYVRYIKPSETLLTGLTRDGTFLIQDGKFAGGVKNLRFNESVLGMLERTVASTKPVTAVDNEAPPGLFPALKIRDFNFVSATQF; this is encoded by the coding sequence ATGCCCTTCATCACCCCAGATGCAGCCCAGAAACTCACCGCCGACTTGCTCCAGAAAAAAAAAGCCCCGGATGTACAGGTCACGATTGCCTACCGGCGCAGTGCTGTGAGCCGCTTCGCCAACAACGCCATCACCCAAAATACGCAAGTCGAGGCGACCAACATCCGCATTGACTGCTCTTTTGAGGGGCGTTCTGGAGCAGCGAGCACTACCTCCTTGGCCCCCGAAGCCCTAGAAGATGCCCTGCGTCGCGCCGAGACCTTGGCCCGAGTCGCCCCCCCAGACCCCGAGTACCTGCCCGCCCTCGGCCCTCAGAAATACCTCAAGCCTCCTGGCTATTTCCAGCAGACCGCCCAACTCCGTGCCGAAGAACGGGCCAAGCGTGTCCTCACCATCACCGAAAAAGCAGCCAAAGTCCAGGTCCGTGCCTCCGGGACCGTCGAGAGTGGCGAGAATGTCATAGTCCTCGCTAACGCCCAAGGACTCTTCGGCTACGACGCGAGCAGTAGCGCCCTCATCGGCACGACTATGACCGCCTCGGACAGTTCCGGTTGGGCCAGAGACACCGCAAGCGACATCCAATTGCTGGACCCCGCCCTTTTAGCAGACCGTGCCTTGGAGCAGACGCGCCTCGGAGCCGCCCCCAAAGACCTACCCGCCGGGAAATATACCGTCATCCTCGCTCCGGCAGCGGTGAGCCAATTGGTTTGGTTCCTGTATTTTTTGATGGATGGGCGCAGTACTTTAGATGGCGTCACTTTTCTCTCCGGCGGCAAGCTCGGGCAAAAACTATTGCCCGAAACCATCACCCTGCGCAGCGATCCGATGAATGCCCGTGTCCCCGGCGCACAGTTTGGCGGCGACGGATTACCCCAACGTCCGGTGCATTGGATTGACAAAGGCGTCTTCCAAGAAGTGCGCTGGGACCGCTATACCGCCCAAAAAAACAACCGCACACCCACTCCTTTCCCGGCGAATCTGATCCTAGAAGGCGACGAAACGAAATCTATAGCGGACCTGATCCAGTCCACCGAACGGGGTATCTTTGTCACCCATGCTTGGTACGTCCGCTACATCAAGCCCTCCGAGACCCTGCTCACCGGCTTGACCCGCGACGGAACTTTTTTGATCCAGGACGGCAAATTCGCAGGTGGGGTGAAGAACCTGCGCTTTAATGAGAGCGTCCTCGGGATGCTCGAACGCACAGTCGCGAGCACCAAACCCGTCACTGCCGTAGACAACGAAGCCCCCCCCGGTCTTTTTCCTGCCCTCAAGATCCGGGACTTCAACTTCGTGAGCGCCACCCAGTTTTAG
- a CDS encoding TldD/PmbA family protein, whose protein sequence is MHRREVIKFMGTSVPLLMLGDRLQAQQLAKVTPQAAEDFCNIALKAARQAGADYADIRLIRTREQSLFARNNRLADLSDDQSYGFGVRCLYRGAWGFASSSIVSPESARTTAQLAVEIAKASALSIASPVLLAPEPPHRDRVKTPRKVDPFEIPLEQKAQILLTANEQMQKVPEVKVASGQMLFIQTDKFYASTEGSFIQIEGLISTARISAAAAGNNDQQSRTYELHPRHAGWEFIEQGDLKAQADRVAQQAKLKLTAQPSPQGKYDLVLDGSNLFLTIHESVGHPTELDRVLGYEADYAGTSFATTDKLGKFAYGSKSINFVADNIYPEGLASTGYDDDGVQCQRWDLVKEGTLVGYSTNREVAPKIGATRSVGSCRAQGWDAIPIVRIANVGLAPGSGTPEDLIKGVKDGIYIEGDGTFSIDQQRLNFQFGGDMFYRIRDGEKAEVLKDVVYRGVTYQFWGSCDAVAGQEFWRPYGVLNCGKGQPGQAGRMTHGAAPARFRQIDVASGRNS, encoded by the coding sequence GCGAAAGTCACGCCCCAGGCGGCAGAGGACTTTTGTAATATTGCGCTCAAGGCTGCTCGTCAAGCCGGAGCCGACTATGCCGACATCCGCCTCATCCGCACCCGCGAGCAGTCCCTCTTCGCCCGTAACAATCGCCTTGCGGATCTGTCTGACGACCAGAGCTATGGGTTTGGGGTGCGCTGTCTCTACAGAGGAGCTTGGGGTTTTGCCAGCTCCAGCATCGTCAGCCCCGAGAGTGCCCGCACCACCGCCCAACTCGCCGTCGAGATTGCCAAAGCCAGCGCCCTAAGTATCGCCAGCCCTGTCCTACTCGCCCCCGAACCCCCGCACCGCGACCGCGTAAAAACGCCCCGGAAGGTGGACCCCTTCGAGATTCCCCTGGAGCAAAAAGCCCAGATCTTGCTCACGGCTAACGAGCAAATGCAAAAAGTCCCTGAGGTGAAAGTAGCCAGCGGACAGATGCTCTTTATCCAGACAGACAAATTTTATGCCTCGACCGAGGGGTCTTTTATCCAGATCGAGGGGCTCATCTCTACTGCGCGGATCAGCGCCGCCGCTGCGGGCAATAACGACCAGCAATCGCGTACCTACGAACTCCACCCCCGCCATGCCGGATGGGAATTTATCGAACAGGGCGACCTTAAAGCTCAAGCCGACCGGGTCGCCCAGCAAGCCAAACTCAAGCTCACCGCCCAGCCCAGCCCCCAGGGGAAGTATGACCTGGTGCTCGATGGGAGCAACCTCTTCCTCACGATCCATGAGTCCGTAGGCCATCCCACCGAGTTGGACCGGGTTTTGGGCTATGAGGCCGACTACGCCGGGACCAGTTTCGCCACGACAGACAAGTTGGGCAAGTTCGCCTATGGCTCAAAGTCTATCAATTTCGTCGCCGATAATATCTATCCCGAAGGTTTGGCTTCTACGGGTTATGACGATGACGGCGTACAGTGCCAGCGCTGGGACCTTGTAAAAGAAGGCACGCTCGTTGGCTACTCCACCAACCGCGAAGTCGCCCCTAAAATCGGAGCTACGCGCTCGGTGGGCTCCTGCCGCGCTCAGGGTTGGGATGCCATTCCCATTGTGCGTATCGCCAATGTCGGGCTCGCACCCGGTTCTGGCACCCCCGAAGATCTAATTAAAGGGGTCAAGGACGGCATCTACATCGAGGGGGACGGGACCTTTAGCATTGACCAGCAGCGGCTCAATTTCCAGTTTGGCGGGGACATGTTTTACCGCATCCGCGATGGTGAAAAGGCCGAAGTGCTCAAGGATGTCGTCTATCGGGGCGTGACCTACCAGTTTTGGGGCAGTTGTGACGCAGTGGCGGGTCAAGAATTTTGGCGGCCCTACGGCGTCCTCAACTGTGGTAAAGGCCAGCCCGGTCAAGCCGGTCGGATGACCCACGGAGCCGCCCCCGCCCGCTTCCGGCAGATTGATGTAGCCTCCGGGAGAAACAGCTAA